GGCTCTTATAGGAACATAATAAAAATGCCAGGCTCAGTTTGTGTGGCTGTATGTACGCATTTTGTCACAAGCACTGTGCTTTTTCTAATGAACATAGCAAAATGTTTTCCATCTTATTTTGAATATAATATCACTGCTTTGCATTCATCTGTAGGAATCTTACATGAAGCCAGGGAGTCCAGTTGCTCCAGTTGCTATCGACAAcaaacagaaaatattatttgtgtgcgtgtgtgtgcgtgtgtgtgtgtgtgtgtgtaagcatTTATGAAAAGCCtgatttctctgtctgtctgtctatctatcagcTAGCTATCCACAGGCACGTATACCCCTAcatatctatatatgtatgtcttggcatatttgggtttcttcccgtgtaagttacAGAGAATCCTGGCGACGTTTCATCGAGGTCCCACTCGTGatcttcagactggtgcttttggctttgtgctcggTGTGAACAAAGTGTGATCTGAGCTGCCATCTATAAATACagatgggtgggtgtggagtgctggctcagctgctgcaagctgtgttgaaacttcctgattAGTTAGTTGGGTAACACCTGTTGGGCAATTGATGTTTgcatatgccaagacctacatagctGTACCTATGAAAATATACAAaaacatatacatgcatacacatgTACGCGCACACACCCACAGATGTATTTGGGTCTTTACCCAGGTAAGATCGATAGTatcttgtcatcttcaggctggtgtttttggcttcgtGCTAGGGTGAACAATGCATGGTCGGGACCGCCAACTTTATGATATATAGAATTTGGGATTACATTCTGTTTCAGTTGATGCAAAAGAAGCAAGATGAAATGCCCACATTCTAATAAATGTTTTGAGCTGTAAAATTTTGTAGCCATAATGTGTGCCAATTACAAGTGGTTTCCATTAAGAAGGAGCGTAAGGTGAtaagaaggggaagggagaggtaGACTCTGAAAGCATTGTATCCTGTACTGATTTTGTAGATAAGTATCTCAGGGAGACATATttatcatttaaaatatttctaataaGCACATGCTCAGATGACTGTGGAAGAAATTAGATCAAGTGGTGGTCAAAATGTATTTAAACAGAACTTGGAGGACCATAACTGAATCGACACAGTACTATCTCTGTTGGTTGTGTGCCAGTATTTAAGTATTATTATTCTGAACTAGGTAATCACCTGGCTGATGAATGAAtgtgtatgtatgattgggtgaATATGAGCGATTGGTTTTTAGAAATTGggattttaggatgtttttagatttagatttctagctgccccaagtcatcggagaggggtggcatataaatccaatcaatcaatcaaccaatcaaatcaatcaatcaatcaatcaatcaaatgctttgcatttttcttgttgtgagctgtcctgagtctgaggagaaaggtggcatagaaaccaaccaaccaaccaaccaaacaaacacacacacaccacacaaaatACTATCTGTTGGTCAACATTTCTCTTTACTGTCCTCCAATCTGGGAAGTAGCCTTTGACACAACTGTTCTTTGGGAGGCTGTATTTTTTTGGCACTTTTTTCCCTTGTTTATTGGTTGGGTTGAAAGATGTCACCAAAGTCACCAAAGATGTCAGAtatcatatacagtgaaccctcgagtttcgcgtcctcaaggatcgcgaaagggctatttcgctatttTAAAccaattgttaccatctcgattCTCGCGagcgctacatcgcgattttccggaaaaaatttaaaaaaaatttaaaaaaaaaaaaatttaaaaaaaaaaaaaactgcttggtttttcccgcccgatgacgtcacgcgtcattgctgattggccgaaatctcggccaatcagctttgcaattgcaatcagctttgcaattgcaatcggttttgcaacttttgcaaaagtttttgcagccgttCCTTCGAGCCTTCGAGCCGTTCCTTCCAGACGTTTCTTCGAGCAGTTCCTTCGAGCAGTTCCTTCgagctgtgtcttccatctgtgccttggagttgctgtggtttgcatctgtgtcttccatctgtgcatctgtgtcttccatctgccttggagttgctgtggtttgcatctgtgtcttccatctgccttggagttgctgtggtttgcatctgtgtcttccatctgtgcatctgtgtcttccatctgccttggagttgctgtggtttgcatctgtgtcttccatctgtgccTTGGATCTGTTTGGATCTTCtttgaagatggcacctaaacgttcaaTCCGGAGTGGaggcgatgctaaaaagacccggaagatgttgacaatcaaggaaaagattgaactgttggacatgctgaaagcgggacattctaatgtagaggttggtcgccattatgggctcaacgaatcgactgtgcgatacattaagaaagatgagaagaagataaggcaaacttctctgatatcattcaacaaggctgccaaaagagtagtgacgcctagaaacaaaaggcttatgaagatggaagctggtttgtctgtgtggctagaagactgccgaaaaaagagcattgctttggatacgaacactatccgaaccaaggcgcagcaattgtacaaccgtcttgaacacACAGATGCAGATGGGGTAGACCGAGGTAAGGAATGGTGTTTTTTATaagtgtatttaagtgttttttaaggaaggagggaaggagagaagggaaggagggagggagagaagggaggaaggagggaaggagggagggaagggagggaggagggagggaaggaaggagagaaggaaggaaggagggaaggagagaagggagggaggagggaaggaaggagggaaggagggagggaagggagggagggaaggaaggagagaaggaaggaaggagggaaggagagaagggagggaggagggaaggaaggagggaaggagggagggaagggagggagggaaggaaggagagaaggagggaaggagagaagggagggaggagggaaggaaggagggaaggaaggagggaaggagggagggaaggagggagggaaggaaggagagaaggagggaaggagagaagggagggaggagggaaggaaggagggaaggaaggagggagggaaggagggagggaaggagagaagggagggaggagggaaggagggagggaaggaaggagagaaggagggaaggagagaagggagggaggagggaaggaaggagggaaggaaggagggagggaaggagggagggaaggagagaagggagggaggagggaaggaaggagggaaggaaggagggagggagggagggaaggagagaagggagggaggagggaaggagggagggaaggagagaagggaaggagagaagggagggaggagggaaggagggagggaaggagagaagggaaggaaggactgtatgctttcattcaagtcacttctctctccctttcctgtcattctctgtagatgaaggcgcTGATGACCCTGGAGACCCCCAGCCGTCAACATCTGCTTCTttagcctcagccccagccacattcacagcaagcaaagggtggtttgagaaatttcaacggcgctatggcctgaagagtgtgtcattgcacggagaagctgcctcagcagatacaggtgcagccgaaaactttgtccagggcacgtttaaagagctaattgcagaagggggctaccttccagaacaggtgttcaacatggacgaaacaggcctgttctggaagaggatgccttcaaggactttcttgatgcaagatgaagccaaagcccctggctttaaggccatgaaagatcgggtgactttgatcatgtgtgggaatgcagcaggctttttgctgaagccagggctaatctataggtcacgaaatccaagagccctcaagaacagaaacaagaattcattgccagtgtactggatgcataatcctaaagcatggattacaaaacccctcacgcgggactggtttaatcagtgcttcatcccacaggtgcaggtttatttggctggcaaaggactcaatttcaaagtgcttctcctaatggacaatgcgggaggccatgatgacctggaacatgaacatgatggggtgcaagtcgaattcttgccaccaaacaccacatcgcttatccagccgatggatcaaggtgttatccgcgcatttaaggcactgtacatgcgcaattctcttgcaagcatcgtggcagcaatggatgctgatgcaaacttcacattgaaggcctactggcgtcagtacacaattgcatcttgtctgacgaacattcggagtgccttagtggatatgaagtcgcagacaatgaatgcctgctggaagaaattgtggccagaagtggtgcatgctcacagggggtttgctcccgaagaaattcaagatgctgcagtccagaactctgtgaagctggcacaggcactgggtggagaaggcttcgttgacatgacaccagaggaagtcaatggtttgcttgatgagcatggcctaccgctgacagacaaagatctggaggagctgaccaggtcagcgagtgaagaagaggaggaagagggagctgaACAAGGTGAGGaacaagaagatgttggcctaacgctggagcggcttgcagaaatgaacaaagctgctgcaaatctccaacgcatggcggaactttgggatccccacatgactcgctattttcaatttaaggcctcccttgacaacaccattgcaccatacagagccttgttagccaaggaaaagaaaaagcgccaacaactgcccataactatgtttgtcacgagaaccaagaggtctgccacaacatcacctgcagcgtccattgtagacatggtgatagaagaagatcccgatttatcctagttatgctaaccccccccaaaaaatgtaaaaatgtaaataaatatttttgttatttctatcaggatgactaagtgtgttattcaatgtgtacagtacaggtacaggtagaggtacagtacagtacattaaggggatgggaaatggtaatttgtgggttgacagtgttgggactgagtggcatagagaagaatgaatgaatgactgagtgagtgaatgaaattcaaacacaggtgagggctggggggttttattctagcaacttggttgggcagtgcaagaaaccagatttgaaatgaagtctgggatcaaaaaggtaaatttcctcactgaggactagtaaattggttgggcagtgcaagaaaccagatttaaaatgaagtctgggatcaaaaaggtaaatttcctcactgaggactagtaaattggttgggcagtgcaagaaaccagatttgaaatgaagtctgggatcaaaaaggtaaatttcctcactgaggactagtaaattggttgggcagtgcaagaaaccagatttaaaatgaagtctgggatcaaaaagtaaatttcctcactgaggactagtaaattggttgggcagtgcaagaaaccagatttgaaatgaagtctgggatcaaaaaataaatttcctcactgaggactagt
This genomic window from Erythrolamprus reginae isolate rEryReg1 chromosome 1, rEryReg1.hap1, whole genome shotgun sequence contains:
- the LOC139159949 gene encoding tigger transposable element-derived protein 1-like, with translation MAPKRSIRSGGDAKKTRKMLTIKEKIELLDMLKAGHSNVEVGRHYGLNESTVRYIKKDEKKIRQTSLISFNKAAKRVVTPRNKRLMKMEAGLSVWLEDCRKKSIALDTNTIRTKAQQLYNRLEHTDADGVDRDEGADDPGDPQPSTSASLASAPATFTASKGWFEKFQRRYGLKSVSLHGEAASADTGAAENFVQGTFKELIAEGGYLPEQVFNMDETGLFWKRMPSRTFLMQDEAKAPGFKAMKDRVTLIMCGNAAGFLLKPGLIYRSRNPRALKNRNKNSLPVYWMHNPKAWITKPLTRDWFNQCFIPQVQVYLAGKGLNFKVLLLMDNAGGHDDLEHEHDGVQVEFLPPNTTSLIQPMDQGVIRAFKALYMRNSLASIVAAMDADANFTLKAYWRQYTIASCLTNIRSALVDMKSQTMNACWKKLWPEVVHAHRGFAPEEIQDAAVQNSVKLAQALGGEGFVDMTPEEVNGLLDEHGLPLTDKDLEELTRSASEEEEEEGAEQGEEQEDVGLTLERLAEMNKAAANLQRMAELWDPHMTRYFQFKASLDNTIAPYRALLAKEKKKRQQLPITMFVTRTKRSATTSPAASIVDMVIEEDPDLS